The DNA region TGTTTTACCATCTGGTGTTTTGTATTTTACTGATATTTTATTACGCATATCATCTATTGGAACATCTATTTCTTGAGATTCTACTGTCGCTGTATTAGCAACTTTATATTTCTTATATTTCTTTCCATCTATATACACAGTAAACTCTGAAACATTTGAATAATAAACATTTAAACGGTCATTTACAACGTTTAAGTACACACTAGTATTACTTGTCGGTTCTAAATAAAGCGTGACCCAATACTCTGTGCCATCAGTTAACAACAGTGTTGGAATATCTGGATTTTTACTTGCCGGGTCATGTGGGACATTACTTTTAGTAACTACTGATCCGACGTATTGATACAAGCTTGGTACCGTAGGTTTTGTTAGCAAGAAATTATAACCTGTTTTCTTGGTTACTTCCACGTCAGAATAGGACACATCACCCACCCCTGAATTAATGCTTAGATTTGTTTTACTTGCTACATCAGAAGTACTTTGATCTTTAGTATTCCACGCAACTAACCTTCCGCTATTCGGTAACGAAATAGTATTATCTGCAGATAAAATCACTTGTCGCAAGTGCATAAAATAGGTGTTTGATCGATAAACAAAAGTCACCTCTTGAACTGTCCGACTCATCACCCCACTAGGATTCCCAACCGTTTTAATATACTCAAAACCATCAATTTCAATTGGCTTCACATGATATGGTTCCCCAACTTCATCTTCAACTATCAAATCGTCAGCAATTTTCTTACCATTTACGTCTTCATAGTGAACCTCTACTTCTCCAATCTCTTTAGCATAAACAAAAATAACATGTTTATCACCATCCATTTTACCAGAAACCGGATCAGAATTTTCAGCTACCCTAAAATAATGATAATCAGGATTTCCCAAATCTAGCGGCTTTTCATCATAGTAATCAGTATCATTTAAAACGAGGTTCTTACTTGGAGCTAACGTACGCCCTTTTGTATCGATATAATCCACTTGTAACTTACGCTCATAAAACTGTTCCTTTACAAGAATATCTAAGGTCATTTCACCAATCTCACCTTGTTTGACAAAAATTGGATCCCATCCTAAAACGAAAACTGGGTGATTTAACGGGTAATTATACCCTTTTTGATCCGTTTTATCCCAGTTAGCAAGTGGCTCTTCAACGGATAGCGCTTTCCCATACAATGCCCTCATAGCGTTATGTATCCCGTCCCAATGGCCAATCCCATTCACTCTACTTCCCAGATTACCAAGCTTTCTCATCGTGGGACCGTTCTTATCACCATAATTTTTTTTCCCCATATAAAATAAAACCTGAGCATCTAACTTATCTACCGGTGTTTTCTTTTGGTTGAAATAAATACCATCTTCCCCATTAGAATACATTTTACTAGCTTTGTGTGCCCCACCAACATCCATATGAGAAGAATAAGTATTCACAAAATATTTATCCTTTTTACTTTCATTTCCAAATGATAAATCCATAGAAATTTTATTATTATTATTTTCATTATAATAATAATGAATCCGAATTGGCATCCAAGATTTATCCGTTCGTTCTGCCCAACCATACGCAACTATATCATTCTTTTTCACATACTGTTTCACAATATACGTATCTTGTTCGGTCGCTGTTCCAGACCCCCCGAGTTTATTTGAAGCCGCAACTGGTCCGTTCTCTTTTAACAATTCTCCGATATCATAGGATGCCGTCAGACCACCATTTGGCGTTTGCCCTTGATCATAAGTATAATTAAAAACCGCTATTTTACTTTTACCACTCTTAGAAACACCGATAATATTTCCACCTAGTAAAGGTAATTTTTTTTTATTACCTAGAGGTGCATACATAACTCCTTTTGTTTCAAAATCACCTTTGTCTTTCAAAAAAAAACTCTTCATAGTCGTTTTCCCAAAAAACAAATAATAATTCCGATCTTGCGGACCCCAAAAATCTCCTTCTAACTTCACAGGTGTATTTACATTAACTTCTTTATAACTACTCAGATCTAGCCCATCTTTTTTATTAAACTTTTCCCAATCATAACTACTAGGGGCCGCTCTGCTACCAGATTCCCCATTATAAAATTTGGCAAAAGTTAGCGTTCCTACACCTAAAAAACACGCTAGAACAAGTACTTTAGATAATAGTTTTATTTTCATCAACCAAATACTCCTTTCCATTAGTTTACTTTTCATCCGCTACTGGTTTTCCCGTTTCATAATGAGATAAATAATACATTTCAGCAACAACTGTTGCCGAATACGTTGAGTCTGAGTCTTCTGTCGAACTTGCACGATACGTGATATCTACTATTTTCATAAAACGCTTGCCCTGTTCCAATTGATCCACAAAAGAAATAATGTCTTTAGCACTATCCCCTATAATGTCGAAACCGACTTTACTTTTCTGCAATTGTTTTTCTGCATTAGGTTCTTGCGGATATAATAACTCGTGTTCAAATTGAATTTTTTGCACTGAGATATCCAAGCTCTTATCTATATTTTCCAAATCTTTGAAGTACGCTTCAAGCTGAACCCCATTTGTGATGACCGGGGCTACTTTTATGACTTCAGAATTTAATAAGTCCGGATTTTCTTTTAGTTTGTCCAACTCCGCCTCTACCAATTGAATTTCCTCATTTGTTTTTTTCAATTCTGTAGCTTTATGTTGAATTTGTGTACTTTTAGGAGCAATCATCAGAAACCAACTTGCAATTATTAAAACTACTAAGACGATTCCCGCCACTCCCGCAGCAACTAAATGTTTTTTTGTGAAAATAACTTTATTCATTATTTAGTTGCCTCCTTATCACTCTGTCCAACATTATTTTTCACTCGAATAATGAACTCAGACGTCACATTACCATCCTTGGCGTCCACACCAACGGGCTGAACATCGTACACCCACGAAAGTTTTTCCGTTTTCGCTTTAAATTTCGGCATATTTTTATATAGGTCTCCTTCAACACTAATTGTAATTGGTGATAGTAATGCATCCCCATTTTCACCATTAATAGGATTTTCGGTTTCCTCAGTGCTTGGTGCCGTTATTTGATAACTTATAATCTTTAATTTTAAATCATTGGCTGTTTTTTCAAAATTAGCCATCATTGGTGTTATCAATTGTTTTTCTTGCTTAAATCCCTCTAAAAATTCTTGAATATCAATCGCTTGGCTTTGTTTTAACTCATCTACCGTTTTATTCATTGTTACTTTTTCAGTCAACCTTTGTTGCGCTTCGCGATTTAATTTTCCTAGTTGCGTATTAAAGTATAAAAAGAACAACATAAATAACAGCACAATAACAATTGAAATAGCACTGACGGATAAAATGATGACATCAGTAGCCCTATTTTTTATAAACTTTGCTGGTAATAAATTAATTTTCAAACTAGTGCACCTCCTTTAAGGCTAAGCTAGCTGCTAGCAAGAAACGGTAAGGCACTATATTCAAATCTTCTGCAACCGACGGCTCTTCTAAAACACTAGTTGGAATGACATTTGTCATTTCCATAATTTCTAAGACATCCGTCTTCAATCGTGGGTGTCCTCCTACTAGATAAATCCGTTCCACCGTACTTCCTACCGAAATATCGTTCTCAAAATACGCTATAAGATTCTTTAATGTTTCCCCAAGTTTTTTCAAAGCGATTCCTTCACTTCGATATTCTGGTATAACTTGACCTTTCTCTTCTCTGTAGCGCCAATTCCCTCGGTTATAAGCTTCATTTTGGACATAGACTGGCGCCATCTTTTCAAAAATCGTAATTGTCGCTTCACCAGAATCAATTTCTACTAAAACAAAAGTTTGACCCCAGTTAATTCGTTTTTTAAAAATTTGAGTATAGGCTAACGCGCTAAAATCAACTCCCACTAGATTACCTCCAACTTTTTGAAAGGTATCTCCTAACTCAATTAATAACGGTTCGGATGTGATAATAATGGGCACCTTGCCATTTACTGCAAAACGATTCCGTTTCATAGTCTTTACCTTTACGTCATCTCTAAGACCATCCGCTTTAGATAACCCCAATTTCCTTTTTTTCACCCTCTTTGATTTTGCTACTTTAGGTCTTTCTAATACCAACAAATCAAAGATTGGATCCTCGAAAGGTAAAGAAATTGATTGTCCTAATTCAAAAAATAAGAACTCTCTGATTTCTTCTTCTGACGTCATATCTTGCAATGGAATTTGTCGAATTAATAATTTTGAATTTAACGTTGCGATTACTAATTGTGGGTTTTTAACCTTAACTTCACTAAATATTTCATCTAATAGATCGCTTAATTCTTCTTTATTTTTTAAGCCATTTTCCTTAAAAAAACTACCTTTCCCTAATTTTTCACCATACAGCCAATACCCCTTTTTGTACATACAGTACCTAATGACATTTTTCTGGATATCAATTCCTATGACTTCGCTTTTCTTACCAAACATTTCTTTTCCCCTTTTCATCGAGATATTAATTAAACAACTGTATCAGCGTTGCTATTTGTCCTGATGTAAACAAATAAACCAAATATGAACCTATTGCTATTGAAGGTCCAAAAGGAATTGTTTTTTGTTTCTTCCCTTTAAAAATAAATATAATAATATAACCAATAATTGCAATGACTGATGATACAAATAAAGAAATCAACACACCTATTGGACCAATAAAAATCCCAACAACAGCGAATAATTTAATATCTCCGCCTCCAATTGAATCTTCTTTTGACAACCCTAATAAAAATAATGGTAAAAAGCCTGCGATAAAGCCTGCTAATGGATACCACCAAAAATCATTTTGTGGAATGATTGCTCGTTCGACGATTGCCATAATAAAAAAAGAAAGTAACACTTTATTTGGAATAATCCGGTAGTAAGCATCTGAAATGCTGACTGTAAATAACAAACAAATGAGTGTAAAACTCACTAATGTTTCAGGTGTTAGTTTTAAGAAAAAAGCACTACTTACAAATAAAACACCAATAAGAACTTCTAAGATGGGGTTAAATACCCCAATCTCAGAAGTGCATTTATGGCATTTCCCTTTTAGAAACAGATAAGATACCACTGGAAAAACATGCCATAAACTAAGTTCTTGGTCACATTTTTCGCAATGAGATTTCCCCATTAACGTTTCTTTTTTTGGAATTCGATATCCCACGACCATGAAAAATGACCCTAGACACATTCCTAATATAAAAATATAGCTAAATATAAATATTAGGCTAATATTATTTTGAACGACATTCATGTAAAAACTCCTTCTGGATTTGGGATACGAGGTTAATCGTAATTTTTTGTAACCTTACTATGGTGTAGTTTTAGTACCAAATAGTATTTTTCTATCTAAGGATAAGATTTGATCATTTGAATACTTAGTTAGAGCCTTACTGTCCTTACTACCTGCTTTTAATGATTTTTCTGGAACTGTAATTTTCACAACACCATCACCATCAATCTCAAAGAGAACAGCCTCTGGTTTGTTCCATGTAGTCGTTGGCACTTCTAAATACCCACCATCAATAACATCTTTTAAGGCAAAACTTTTCATATCATTTGTAGAATTTGTAGATTGGTATAACTTACCAGCATTCATCGCTTGTTGAACATTTGCAACACCAGCATCTTCTTTTGAATTTTGAATTACTTGACCAATGGCAGTTACACCAATCGCCGCAATGATTGCTAAGATAACTACTGTTGCTAACAACTCAACTAAAGTCATCCCACGTTCGTCTTTTAATAATCGACTCATTTTATTTTCTTCCTTTAATACTAAAACGTTTGTCATTCTTGTTGCCCCCAATATTTTTTCTTTTTTTATATTAAAACTAGAAGTCTAGATTTCTAGTTTAATAACCCTTTTAGGCTCCTCAGAGCGGTAATTCTTTTTATGAACCCAAGATTCGATTCTTGAGCACGCTATCTTATTCTTTCAACTAAGGTCCCCAAAGCTGTTCGCGACTCAGTTTATAAATCTGATTCGTGGATAGCTTTTCAAATGGCAAACTTCTTTTCATGCCAGCCTTTAACTGTTTGCCTACCTCGTCGGTCATCAATAAACTTCCGTTTTTACGCCAAATAAAATAGACTTTGTCAGGCCGTTCCCACGTAGTTATCGGAACTTCTAAATACCCTGCTTCTATGACTTCTTTAAGAGTGAAGCTTGATTGATTCTTATCCGTGTCACGAACTTTTGTAATTGTTTGAAAAATTAAAGCCGCATTCATCGCTTGTTGAACATTTGAAATTCCGACATCTTCCTTATTATGTTGAATAACTTTACCAATGGTCGTCACACCTATTCCTGCAATAATTGTTAATACGACTAGTGTTCCCAGTAACTCCATCAATGTAAGACCTGTTTCATCAGCAATTAGCTTTTTGATACTACAACTTTCATTTTCCTCAACAATCACTGTTATGTCTCCTGACCTTTTAAAATCTACCCTTGAATCGTTGTATACATTGCAAACATTGGCAACATGATTGCTGCCACAATAAAACCAACGATACAAGCAATGACAACCATAACAATTGGTTCTAAAATAGTTTTAATACGTTTACTATTTTCATCGACTTCTTTTTCAAAAATGATACTCAATCGATACAGCATGTCATCTAACGAACCCGTTCGTTCTCCAATTTCTACCATTTGTGATAACGTTAGTGGCACAACGGGATTATCTGTGAATACATGGCTTAACTTACCCCCATTTTCAACTTCCATTTCACACTGAGTAATAAGCTCACGAATACAAGTATTACTTACTGCATCTTTCGACATTTTTAAAGCATTCCCCATAGGAACCGAACTGGAAAGTAAGGTTGATAAAGTCGTCATCAACATAGCAAAATTGCTTTTGGCAATAAAATCACCAAATACTGGTAGCCGTAATTTCAATGTATCCAATTTCAAAACAAATTTCGGCTCTTTTTTAGCTAAAGTAAAGCCCATAATGGCAACAGCAATTAGAATGGCAATATAAATACCTTTAGTTGTTAAAAAGTCACTCATAGCCATTGTAATTTTTGTGATTGCTGGTAACTCCGCATCAAAACTTTCAAATAATGCCACAAACATCGGAACGATTTTCACCATTAAGAATACTGCTACACCTATCGCAGCAATAAACATCATGAACGGGTAGATCATTGCGGTGATCATATTACTTTTGTTTTCTTGACTTTTTTCGAAGTAATTAGATAATTGTGCCAAACTACTCTCGAGTGATCCTGAAACCTCCGCTACAGAAATAACACTGACCAATAGAGGCGGAAAAGCATTTGGGTGTTTCCGATAACAAGCCGATAAAGTTTCTCCATTTTCTAAATCTTTTCTTATTTCTTCTAATATTTGATGAAATAATTTATGTTTAACTTGTTTTTCCAACATAATAGAAGCATCTAAAACCGTAATCCCTGCATTGATTAAAGTAGACATTTGTCGTAAATAGGGCGAAACGATTTTCATGCTAACTTTGTTAAATAACTTTATCTCTTTGTTAACTAGTGTTTCTTCTTGTTCTATAATTGTTCGAATTCTAATTTTACTGTCACGAACTTTTTGGCGTGCTTCCGCCAAGGAATTCCCTCGAACATTACCTTTTACTATCTCTCCTGTTGGTTTCAATCCTTCATACGTATATAAAGCCATTAAAGTTCACTACCTTCTTCTAAGTAACTTTCTGCAACATCGGAATCAACACGCCCCGCACTTATTAATTGAATAATTTTAGCTTGCATCGTATGCATCCCCTCATTTTTACCCATTTGAATCATATTACTAATTTGATGAGTTTTACCTGATCGGATGATATGAGCAATTCCTTTGTTATTCACTAACATTTCAGTGGCTGCAATTCGTCCATTTCCATCTGGAGTCGGTAATAATCGTTGAGATAAAACTCCTAGTAAAGCTCCTGCTAGTTGTGAGCGCACCTGTGGTTGTTGAATAGCCGGGAAAACGTCGACAATTCTTTCAATGGTTGCTGGTGCACTTGAAGTGTGCAACGTTCCTAAAACTAAATGTCCTGTTTCAGCAGCAGTCAACGCTATTGAAATAGTTTCAAAATCACGCATTTCGCCCACCAAAATCACATCTGGATCTTGTCTCAGCGCTGCTCGCAGTGCATTACCAAACGAATCCGTATCACGACCAATTTCTCTTTGAGAGATAATAGATTTTTTGTGGTTATGAACGTACTCAATAGGATCTTCCAATGTTAAAATGTGAGTGTTTTTTGTATCATTTAAATAATCTAACATGGCCGCCAATGTCGTTGATTTACCTGACCCCGTAGGCCCCGTTACTAAAAATAATCCCTGCGATTTGTGGATTAAATCTTTTAAAATATCCGGCATTCCCAACGATGTTAAATTGGGAATTTTAATCGGGATTCTACGAAACGCAATTGAGGTTGTATCTTTTTGACGAAATATATTAATCCTGAAGCGAGCCGCTCCTTTTAATTCATAGGCTAAATCAATTTCACCATCAGCCAAAAAAGTGGCCCATTGTTCATCGTTACAGACTAACCTAGCCATTTTAGTAATCATTTCCGAATAAAGAACAGGAGTCCCTTGGATAGGAACCAACTCACCATTTAAGCGAAAAATTGGCTCTATCCCTTCAACAAGATGCAAATCGGAAACTTCTTTCGAAACAGTTAAAGCCAGCCACTCATCTAAAGTAGCTTTGGGATCTTCAATCTGTTTTATTACCGTTTCAGCTATACTTTTACCTTGTAAATTCCCATTTATTTCATCAGCAATCTCATACAAATTATTAAAGTTTAAATCCAGACTAGATTCCAACTCTAAATCAAACTCACTTTCTAAATAAGAATCCTTTCGATCCATTCAATTAACTCCTTTATATTATGATTCTGTTGCGACAACTTTCATTATCTCCTCAACTGTTGTATAACCAGCAATAACTTTTTCAAGACCATCATTTACTAAAAAGCGCATCCCATGTTCTTTTAAATAGTCAACTAACTCTTCACTAGTCACTTGAGACGTGATCATTTTTCTAATTTCAGTTGTTACAACTAATAATTCTTGAATAGCCATACGGCCTTGATACCCGCTATATCTGCATTTAGAACACCCTGTACCTTTATACATGACCGTTGGAAACACATTATATTTACTTAAAAAAGTCGCATCTTCACTAGTAACTGGTACCTCCGCTTTACAGTTGGAACAAATCGTCTTAACTAAGCGTTGTGATAAAACTCCACCTAATGAATTGGCTACCAAGAACGGGTCTACACCCATGTCAATTAGTCGGTTAACCGTACTTGCCGCATCGTTTGTATGAATTGTTGATAAAACTAAATGTCCCGTCATTGATGCTCTAATAGCAATTTCAGCTGTTTCACCATCACGAATTTCTCCTAACATTACGATGTTTGGATCCTGCCTTAAAATAGAACGAAGTCCGCTAGCGAAACTCAAGCCGATATCACTGTTAACAGCTACTTGATTAATTCCTTCCAATTGATATTCAACCGGATCTTCAACTGTAATAATATTGACGTTAGGTTTGTTTAATTCATTCAATGCTGCATAAAGTGTTGATGATTTACCCGAACCTGTTGGTCCAGTAACGAGAATAATGCCATGTGGTTGCCGCAATAACTGACGTAACTCTAATAATGTTTGTTGTTCAAATTTAAAATCTCCCAATTCTCTTATCCCAACAGACCTGTCCATAATCCGAATAACAATTTTTTCGCCATGAATTGTTGGTAACACTGAGACCCTTAAATCGACTACTTTGCTGCCATTTTTGAACACAGCTCGTCCATCTTGCGGAGCTCGCGTCTCCGTTATATCTAATGAAGAAATAATTTTCAATCGAGAAATAACTGGTGCTTGAACACTTTTTGGCAGACGTTTTAACTCTTGTAATTCACCATCTAATCGAACTCGAACTGTCATATACTTATCTTGTGAATCAAAGTGGATATCGCTTGCTTTTCGGTCAATCGCATCTCGTAATAAACTATTAACTAACTTAATAATTGGTGAATCATCGCTGTCATGATTTTCCTCTGTCTCATCATAATAAGGTAACGATTCAGCCTCTACACTAAAGCCGTCTAAACTAATATCTGATGGGTAATCCCTAACAATTAATTGCTGGATATCACTTTCGCTCGCTCCGAGAGGTTTTATCTGCATACCAGTTTTTAACCGTAAATCATTTAACGCTGAATAATTCATTGTGTTCCCAATCGCAATAGTTAAACTATTATTTACATAATCTACTTCCAAAGGAATTAAACTATGTTCTTTTGCAAAAGATTTAGGCACTAGATTCAATAGTTCTTTATCTATTGAATGATTAAACAAATCAATTGACGTATTTGTTAATCCATCGTTATCAAAACTTGTTGAGCGATCGTAATTCTCTGCATATTGATTGTCTTCCATGGACCATACCCCTTTACTTAATAATCGACATCCATTACATATGAAAATGTCCTAGAAATTAATTGTGAAGATTCTACTCCACCTGAATTAATCGGTTTTACAATCGTCACTTCCCCATTCTTAGCTTCGTCTTCTTTAGAAACGATTGCGACCGGAATCGCCTGTCTCTTTAATTCACTCTTTAAATTTTCTGCATCCGTTTGGTTATATGCATTCAAAATAACTTTCCCATTTAAAGTTTTTTTACTCACACTATTAAATAAAAAAGTGTCGTCAAAAAAAAGTAAATCCGGCAATAATTTCATTGAAAATTGAGCATCTTTTTCTATATCTAAATTGAAGGGTTCTACACCTGTATATCCCAATTCAAGAGTCGCTCGGTCCTTCAAGATAATCCCATTCCAATCTTCACTATCACCATAATATTTAGAGTTGTCCTTCGAATTTTTTTTAGGTGTATCTCGACGATTTGTTTTTGGCGCGTCTATAAAGCTCTTGCCTGCCACAACCATTTTTGTATTTTTACCGTCTAATATAAATTTCGAAGGCGCATACGGAGTAGTAACACTCTTACTTTCATCAAAATATGATATATTTTGTCTTTCACTTTGACGATTAATCATGGCACTTGTTAATAAAAAATTACCGGCAACATCAATTTTTCTTTCTGCATCGGAACTTGCCATAAGGTTATTTCCTAAGTCAAATGACCCAGCTTCAAAATTAGAGCTAGCAATTACTAATGACCCTTTTTGATATTCTGACCAATAATTATCCACCGGATTTTTTTTAATGGGATTACTTTTATACCCATTTAAATTATTAGCCTTCATACCAGTCGAGCCACTGAGCGATAATTGTCCCTCGCCAAATAAAAATCCACCTGGTTTTTTATTATTTTTCTTTGTGTTATTTACCAGCATTCCCATAGCATCCGTACTCACCTTGTTTAAAGCTAAGTAGCCACTGGCATCTGAAAGGTCAACAAATATTCCTCTGCCTGCTTTGATGGACAAATCACTGATTGAATTCTCTTGATTCTGCTTACTTCTCAAACCTAAGGTTCCATTAACTAATAAGTTTTGAGAGTTAGTCGACTTCCCTTGCAACTTAACGCCATTTTCTAATAACAATGATCCTTGCAAAGATAAATCGGCTACCGGTTTACCAGTTCTGGAAAAATCTAAAAACTTACCATCTGTTGTGTCAAAATATCCCTGAGCATCTTTCCCTGTTTCATAACTCGCATTATCATTATATTCAGTGTAATTAAAAGTTTTCCTGGTCTCTTCCCCGTAATTATAAAATTCAACCATTTTTTTTACCCATTCATCACCTGACAAATAACGCGCACCATTTGGTAAATTGTGTGAGTAAGCGATATTTCGCCACACATCTAGTTCCGTGAATTCTTCCGCAATATCTATTTGGTTCCACTGGACCTCGTAGACAAAATCGACTGTACTTTGTTTCTCTTTCACTTCACCTGTTTTCAGTGTTTCCTTAATTTCTGTTTCTAATTCAAAAGTTAACTCAATATTGGTAGCCGCAGTGGGATTGTTTGCAGATGGATCCTTTTTCCACCCACTAGCAGTCATAATATATGGTTTGACTTTCTTTTTTTGAATAGACTTCAGCTCCACAGTGCTGGCGAATTGTTTTTCACTCCCAAAAGATTGTTTAGTACCAACATTTTTCGGCATTTTTTCATCTACTAAATGACCTAACTTTTGAGGTGTGTCTCCAAAATCCACAGTCTTTAATTCTTTAGGCGATAGGATCTCATCCATACGTCTCTGGATATCATCCGTTGCATCTTGCATCACATATTCTTCTGCATCTTTCATCACCTTAACCTGATCAGCTTTATCCACTTGATTAAAAACAATCCGAGCTACATAAAATACTCCGCCGACCATCAACGAAATAAATATAATTAATCCGAGAACGGTAATTAATGCAAATCCTGATTCGTTTCTACCATCTACCATCTCCCGGAACATCTCCTTTCGCCTTGTCATCATCACGATAATACATAACAGATTTTCTTGAATAGACCGTATTAGTCAATTTAGAAAGTTTATCAAACTCCCAAGTCCCTGATTCTGCTTCATAATACTCAGAAAAGTTAATATCATCTTTGTAAAATAAAACCATTACCGTTGTTTGAATCGAAAATGTATCACGATAATTAGGGGTTTTATATTGCGTGTTGGTTACTTCATTTTCATTTTTTTGTTGTAGTATTTTAATTTTGATCTTGGGATTCTTAATTTGGTAAGTCGTTTTAGTTTTGTTTAATGTGTCATTTATATTTGTTATAGCAATTTTATTCGTGCCTTGCTCCTCATCTTTCATCGCCAACCATTCCCCCGTCGCTGCATCTTCAGCTAAAGGTTTAATAATATGGGCTTTATGCCAATCCACACCTGTAAATTTCCCCAAATAACCGGCATCTTTATAAATGTTTTTAATTTTACTAATACTCTCCATTTGAGCAAACATGTTATTAGCAGCCTGCTGTATTTGAACTTTTTCACCTTGAATATCCGTTGTTTTTACAGTGGTGAAAAAAATACCTGATATTAATATTGACATGACTCCCAAAAGAACAGTGACCCCTATCAACTCTATTAAGGACACTCCAC from Vagococcus coleopterorum includes:
- a CDS encoding PulJ/GspJ family protein translates to MNKFLKDERGVSLIELIGVTVLLGVMSILISGIFFTTVKTTDIQGEKVQIQQAANNMFAQMESISKIKNIYKDAGYLGKFTGVDWHKAHIIKPLAEDAATGEWLAMKDEEQGTNKIAITNINDTLNKTKTTYQIKNPKIKIKILQQKNENEVTNTQYKTPNYRDTFSIQTTVMVLFYKDDINFSEYYEAESGTWEFDKLSKLTNTVYSRKSVMYYRDDDKAKGDVPGDGRW
- a CDS encoding GspE/PulE family protein translates to MEDNQYAENYDRSTSFDNDGLTNTSIDLFNHSIDKELLNLVPKSFAKEHSLIPLEVDYVNNSLTIAIGNTMNYSALNDLRLKTGMQIKPLGASESDIQQLIVRDYPSDISLDGFSVEAESLPYYDETEENHDSDDSPIIKLVNSLLRDAIDRKASDIHFDSQDKYMTVRVRLDGELQELKRLPKSVQAPVISRLKIISSLDITETRAPQDGRAVFKNGSKVVDLRVSVLPTIHGEKIVIRIMDRSVGIRELGDFKFEQQTLLELRQLLRQPHGIILVTGPTGSGKSSTLYAALNELNKPNVNIITVEDPVEYQLEGINQVAVNSDIGLSFASGLRSILRQDPNIVMLGEIRDGETAEIAIRASMTGHLVLSTIHTNDAASTVNRLIDMGVDPFLVANSLGGVLSQRLVKTICSNCKAEVPVTSEDATFLSKYNVFPTVMYKGTGCSKCRYSGYQGRMAIQELLVVTTEIRKMITSQVTSEELVDYLKEHGMRFLVNDGLEKVIAGYTTVEEIMKVVATES